From one Candidatus Thorarchaeota archaeon genomic stretch:
- a CDS encoding alpha-mannosidase — MDSSERSVLNICPFSHFDNADVETYEHNMSMAAWNLKAVLDFLDRDDKHRFCIGQTTLLEGFQKLFPNYWDKLQERILEGSLELVGGTYVMPDFVLPDGESIARQFVFGKRYAKQKLGVDIQTGWAIDSAGFCSQIPQILRLSGIDSLFLSRGMPYDGPSEFSLVAPDGSRVFAIWLSEGYDLAAWLSESKREAFSQVMLAIDKKMTRNVSGNLFLAMGGELVAPPMQLSEVIETWNELFGDMRSTIVTPSEYVEKIKSVQAKLPKIQGPLLSNRFRHVASGGLSSRVELKLLNRKLEGLLYVTEICLALSENHSKSKALDNEWKMLLFNQDHNIIRGICGDKPYRMALRRYNNAIEKADGILENQLRTLGADLATDDGVGSILVVNPLSWIRTDVARVRLGNVELSENIEIINPAGEVVPHQIVEDDNGLVEAVFIAENMPSTGFRIYTIREEVEESEFDSLLECGDSWMESNEFVLNFDEYSGSLCRLFDKTNEGEVFNGMGPTISVENEVGDLYSHHSSELASEKQKLDSSRNEGEIKIIESGPIAAIAEIHGTISESPFKQRVTLYRSIRRIDIETKLDFKGIHRRVRLRFPTHVYADEVTVGAQFGVEKRHLENHDFRSRRELEDFPALDWVDCSGPDSGICFSNVGLHEYSFQDGILEVTLLRSVDWLSHGKHDTQVRTPLAKEEGIHTFRGSIIPHDGDWQEARVWRSSTEHRIPLVCSFVDGSLNPNSKRELSWLRVEGCDLCLSCLRPTETPNEYVLRLYEPCGNEGTSELQFYRRLSSIELTDICEETIGSVSFEGNTAEIHVDPYTILTLRVEFA; from the coding sequence GTGGATTCTTCAGAGCGTTCGGTTCTCAATATTTGCCCTTTTTCGCATTTTGACAATGCTGATGTTGAGACATACGAACACAATATGAGCATGGCAGCTTGGAATCTCAAAGCTGTACTTGATTTCCTAGATCGAGATGACAAACACCGATTTTGTATCGGCCAAACTACTCTTCTTGAGGGCTTTCAGAAGCTTTTTCCAAACTACTGGGATAAGCTACAGGAACGGATTCTAGAAGGCAGCTTGGAACTTGTTGGTGGAACATATGTTATGCCCGATTTTGTTTTACCTGATGGAGAATCAATCGCCCGACAATTCGTATTTGGCAAAAGATATGCAAAACAGAAACTGGGTGTAGACATACAAACAGGTTGGGCAATCGATTCTGCTGGATTCTGCAGTCAAATTCCACAGATTCTTCGGTTGTCTGGTATAGATTCACTGTTTCTATCAAGGGGGATGCCTTATGATGGCCCTAGCGAATTCTCGTTAGTTGCTCCTGATGGAAGCAGAGTATTCGCAATTTGGCTGTCAGAGGGGTATGACCTTGCTGCTTGGCTTTCTGAATCGAAACGGGAGGCTTTCTCACAAGTCATGCTTGCTATTGACAAGAAAATGACGCGTAATGTGTCTGGGAATCTGTTTCTAGCTATGGGGGGCGAGTTGGTGGCGCCTCCGATGCAGCTTTCTGAGGTGATTGAAACCTGGAATGAACTCTTTGGTGATATGAGAAGCACCATTGTTACTCCCTCGGAGTATGTTGAAAAGATCAAGTCCGTTCAGGCCAAATTGCCCAAGATCCAAGGTCCCTTACTTTCGAATCGCTTTCGCCATGTTGCTTCTGGAGGCCTGAGTTCCCGGGTTGAGCTGAAGTTGCTTAACCGGAAACTGGAAGGCCTTCTGTATGTAACCGAGATTTGCCTTGCACTTTCAGAAAACCATAGCAAAAGCAAAGCCCTTGATAATGAATGGAAAATGCTGTTATTCAATCAGGATCATAACATTATACGCGGAATATGTGGAGACAAACCATATCGAATGGCTCTGAGAAGATACAACAATGCTATCGAAAAAGCAGATGGTATACTGGAGAATCAGCTACGGACATTAGGGGCCGACCTCGCGACGGATGATGGTGTAGGGTCGATTTTGGTTGTAAATCCCCTGTCGTGGATTCGAACCGACGTAGCAAGAGTCCGTCTTGGTAATGTTGAATTGAGCGAAAATATCGAAATCATCAATCCTGCTGGAGAGGTTGTACCCCACCAAATCGTCGAGGATGATAATGGCCTCGTAGAGGCTGTTTTTATAGCTGAAAATATGCCCAGTACTGGATTCAGAATTTATACTATTAGAGAAGAGGTTGAAGAGTCTGAATTTGACAGTCTTCTCGAATGTGGTGACAGCTGGATGGAATCGAACGAGTTTGTACTTAACTTCGATGAATACAGCGGATCACTATGTCGACTGTTCGATAAGACCAATGAAGGAGAGGTTTTCAACGGGATGGGCCCCACCATTTCAGTTGAGAACGAAGTTGGCGATTTATACTCACATCATTCTTCGGAGCTTGCTTCTGAGAAACAGAAGCTGGATTCATCTCGGAATGAGGGTGAGATAAAAATCATCGAAAGCGGGCCAATAGCGGCAATTGCTGAAATTCATGGCACGATTTCTGAAAGCCCTTTCAAGCAGCGTGTTACCCTGTACAGATCTATACGAAGAATCGACATAGAGACAAAGCTCGATTTCAAAGGTATACATAGACGAGTTCGTCTCAGATTCCCGACCCATGTTTATGCCGATGAAGTTACTGTTGGAGCCCAGTTTGGAGTAGAAAAGAGGCATCTGGAAAACCATGATTTCAGGAGTCGAAGGGAATTAGAGGACTTTCCAGCGCTAGACTGGGTGGATTGTTCAGGCCCTGATTCTGGCATTTGCTTTTCAAATGTCGGTTTGCATGAGTATAGCTTTCAAGATGGTATTCTAGAAGTAACACTTCTGAGAAGTGTGGACTGGCTTTCTCATGGTAAACATGACACTCAGGTGCGGACCCCTCTAGCCAAAGAGGAAGGAATCCATACCTTTCGAGGCTCGATTATTCCGCATGACGGTGACTGGCAAGAAGCTAGAGTCTGGAGAAGTTCAACCGAGCATCGAATTCCGCTAGTGTGTTCTTTTGTTGACGGCTCGTTAAATCCTAATTCCAAAAGGGAGCTATCATGGCTGAGAGTCGAAGGCTGTGATTTGTGTCTATCCTGTTTAAGGCCCACTGAGACACCAAACGAGTATGTTCTCAGGTTGTATGAGCCTTGCGGCAATGAGGGAACTTCAGAACTACAATTCTATAGGAGACTCAGTAGTATAGAATTGACGGACATCTGCGAAGAGACGATCGGCAGTGTGAGTTTCGAGGGGAATACGGCTGAAATTCATGTCGATCCATATACCATACTTACCCTCCGCGTGGAGTTTGCTTGA
- a CDS encoding CDC48 family AAA ATPase: MSEDTVKLKVAAAMPKDQGRGIVRLNSKIRRDLGLRSGDYVLIKGNKETVAVAWPALQEDEVLDMIRMDGLIRKNAGAKLGEVIKLQKIDPPDATRVVLAPSQPIRFRGGFETYLKKQILNKPLTRGDVLMVASIGSGLKFHVTAVSPSKHVKVNRQTKVEIRTKPVQAEDTQVPQVTYEDIGGLSKELQRIREMVELPMKSPDLFKRLGIEPPKGVFLRGPPGTGKTLIAKAVANESGANFQAINGPEIMSKFYGESEQKLREVFEEAEKNAPSIIFIDEIDSIAPKRAEVTGEVERRVVAQLLSLMDGLEGRGQVIVIGATNRPDDVDEALRRPGRFDREIHIGIPDRQGRLEILQIHTRGMPLEEDLELGRLADVTHGFVGADLESLAREAAMHALRRVLPHVDPETGDIPADILNDLYVTQEDFEAAMSEISPSALRAVMVESPNVQWNDVGGLDEVKSRLREAVEAPLKHPDVFEEMGIRTPKGVLLFGPPGTGKTLLAKAVATESEANFISIKGPEIFNKYVGESEKAVREIFKKARQTAPCVLFFDEIDAVMGHRSMRDETGVSKRIVNQFLAELDGMQSLQNVLVVGATNRADILDPAVLRPGRFDSVVYVPPPDEDARVEIFEVHTRDMPLTEDVDLRELAKMTKGFSGADIEGLCREAAMTAVRKDWKAKPVEMKHFKSAMDEVKPSISAEDKERYKSQAERVLRRAPSRDKQLSGYV, encoded by the coding sequence ATGTCAGAAGATACAGTGAAATTGAAGGTAGCAGCGGCGATGCCAAAAGACCAAGGCCGCGGTATAGTTAGATTGAACTCCAAAATAAGGCGAGATCTTGGCCTCCGGTCAGGAGACTACGTGCTTATCAAAGGAAACAAGGAAACGGTTGCTGTGGCTTGGCCAGCCTTGCAAGAAGATGAAGTCCTCGATATGATTCGGATGGACGGTTTGATTCGAAAGAACGCTGGAGCTAAGCTAGGTGAAGTTATCAAGCTCCAGAAAATCGACCCTCCTGATGCAACGCGAGTTGTATTGGCTCCAAGCCAACCAATTCGTTTCCGCGGTGGTTTTGAGACCTACCTTAAGAAACAGATTCTCAACAAGCCACTTACGCGTGGAGATGTACTTATGGTTGCATCCATAGGCTCAGGTCTGAAATTCCATGTAACTGCGGTATCGCCCAGTAAGCATGTGAAAGTCAACCGTCAGACGAAGGTTGAGATTAGGACTAAGCCGGTTCAGGCAGAAGATACGCAGGTTCCTCAGGTTACATACGAGGATATTGGCGGCCTTTCCAAGGAATTGCAGAGAATACGAGAAATGGTAGAGCTGCCAATGAAGTCTCCCGACCTTTTCAAGAGGCTCGGTATTGAGCCGCCAAAGGGAGTTTTCCTCAGAGGACCTCCTGGAACAGGAAAGACGCTCATTGCAAAAGCTGTGGCAAATGAGTCTGGTGCCAATTTCCAAGCTATCAATGGGCCAGAAATCATGTCCAAGTTCTATGGAGAATCAGAACAGAAGCTTCGCGAAGTATTCGAGGAAGCCGAGAAAAATGCTCCAAGTATCATCTTCATCGACGAGATTGACAGTATCGCGCCCAAGCGAGCAGAAGTCACCGGTGAAGTTGAAAGACGAGTTGTTGCTCAGCTCTTGTCACTCATGGATGGCCTAGAAGGTCGTGGACAAGTGATTGTGATTGGAGCTACGAACCGTCCTGATGATGTTGACGAAGCTTTGAGACGGCCTGGCAGGTTTGACCGAGAAATCCATATCGGGATACCTGATAGACAAGGTAGACTGGAGATTCTTCAGATTCATACTCGAGGTATGCCCCTAGAAGAGGATCTTGAGTTGGGTCGCCTTGCTGATGTCACACACGGCTTTGTTGGAGCTGATTTGGAGTCTCTTGCTAGAGAAGCTGCAATGCACGCTTTGAGACGGGTTCTGCCTCATGTTGACCCAGAAACGGGTGACATTCCTGCAGACATCCTGAATGATCTGTACGTTACGCAAGAGGACTTTGAGGCCGCTATGTCCGAGATTTCACCTTCTGCGCTACGTGCGGTCATGGTTGAGTCACCAAATGTACAATGGAATGATGTTGGTGGTCTGGACGAGGTAAAGAGCAGGCTAAGAGAAGCTGTTGAAGCCCCACTTAAGCATCCTGATGTCTTTGAAGAGATGGGTATTCGCACTCCTAAGGGTGTGCTTCTATTTGGCCCTCCTGGAACTGGTAAGACCCTTCTCGCGAAGGCGGTTGCTACTGAAAGCGAGGCCAACTTCATTTCTATCAAAGGTCCAGAAATCTTCAACAAGTATGTTGGTGAGTCTGAGAAGGCTGTTCGGGAGATTTTCAAGAAGGCAAGACAAACCGCACCGTGTGTACTGTTCTTCGACGAGATTGATGCCGTAATGGGTCATAGGAGCATGCGCGATGAAACTGGTGTGAGTAAGAGGATTGTAAACCAGTTCCTCGCAGAGCTTGACGGTATGCAGTCACTTCAGAATGTGCTGGTTGTTGGTGCAACAAATCGAGCAGACATCCTTGATCCGGCTGTATTGAGACCTGGAAGATTCGACTCGGTGGTATATGTTCCTCCACCTGATGAGGATGCAAGAGTTGAGATTTTCGAGGTACATACTAGGGATATGCCATTGACTGAGGATGTTGATTTACGAGAACTTGCAAAAATGACTAAAGGATTCTCCGGTGCGGATATCGAAGGTCTCTGCAGAGAAGCGGCAATGACGGCTGTGAGAAAAGACTGGAAGGCCAAGCCTGTAGAAATGAAGCATTTCAAGAGCGCCATGGATGAGGTTAAGCCAAGTATATCTGCAGAAGACAAGGAACGGTACAAGTCTCAGGCTGAACGTGTCCTTCGTAGAGCACCAAGCCGCGATAAGCAACTCTCTGGCTACGTCTAA
- a CDS encoding FAD-dependent oxidoreductase: MDFDVAIVGSGPAGIFCALELLRNKPELRVKILERGKPIEERQCPNSKAARGCKKCQPCQILAGWGGAGAFSDGKLTISPRVGGWLDEIIGMDRLSEFIGYVDDIYLEHGAPEKTYGCDQDEIEEYSRKAALAGMELIPQQIRHMGREGCISVMTSMYDEISEHAEINFNTEAKELLVKDSKVAGVEARNGEESIRAKYVVAAPGRVGNEWLSNQAERFPSLQTESNYVDIGVRVEIPAPVMADIAEALYEPKLIYYSKQFDDKVRLFCFNPQGYVTTEYYDEILTVNGQSFASKKTKSSNFALLVSTKFTAPFNEPIEYGRSIARLANMLGDGVLVQRLSDLRRGKRSTKKRLSRSPVEPTLPAACPGDLSFALPYRHLSSIMEMLEALDELCPGVASDGTLLYGVEVKFYSSRIGVDASLETKVENLYAIGDGAGITRGLMQSSVSGVVTARDILAKEGVDVP; the protein is encoded by the coding sequence ATGGACTTTGATGTTGCTATTGTGGGCAGTGGTCCTGCTGGTATATTCTGTGCTTTGGAGCTTCTGAGGAACAAACCAGAACTCCGGGTGAAAATACTAGAGCGTGGCAAGCCTATTGAAGAACGACAATGTCCCAATTCAAAAGCTGCACGAGGATGCAAGAAATGCCAACCTTGCCAAATCCTGGCAGGATGGGGCGGTGCAGGAGCATTCTCGGATGGTAAACTCACGATTTCACCCCGCGTAGGTGGCTGGCTGGATGAAATAATCGGTATGGATCGTCTGAGTGAGTTCATAGGATATGTGGACGATATTTACCTTGAACATGGTGCTCCAGAGAAAACCTATGGCTGCGACCAAGACGAGATAGAGGAATACTCTCGAAAAGCAGCTTTGGCGGGAATGGAACTGATACCTCAGCAGATACGCCATATGGGTAGAGAGGGTTGTATCAGTGTTATGACCAGCATGTATGATGAAATATCCGAGCATGCCGAAATCAATTTCAATACTGAGGCCAAAGAGTTACTTGTCAAGGATTCCAAAGTAGCAGGAGTCGAAGCAAGAAATGGAGAAGAATCTATTCGGGCGAAATACGTGGTGGCTGCTCCTGGTAGGGTAGGCAACGAATGGCTTTCAAACCAAGCTGAAAGGTTTCCATCGTTACAAACTGAAAGTAATTATGTTGACATCGGTGTGCGTGTGGAGATACCTGCTCCTGTCATGGCAGATATAGCTGAGGCACTCTACGAGCCCAAATTGATATACTATAGCAAGCAATTTGATGACAAAGTTAGGCTCTTCTGTTTCAATCCACAGGGCTATGTCACGACCGAATACTACGATGAGATTCTCACTGTAAACGGCCAATCCTTTGCAAGCAAGAAAACAAAAAGTTCGAACTTCGCTCTTCTTGTTTCAACGAAATTTACGGCACCATTCAATGAACCAATTGAGTATGGTAGGTCAATAGCTAGATTGGCGAATATGCTGGGCGACGGTGTTCTTGTCCAGCGTTTATCCGATCTTCGCAGAGGAAAGAGAAGCACGAAGAAACGGCTTTCTAGAAGCCCGGTTGAACCTACCCTCCCTGCAGCCTGTCCTGGAGATCTCAGCTTCGCTCTACCTTACCGGCATCTTAGTTCGATAATGGAAATGCTTGAAGCTTTGGATGAACTCTGTCCCGGTGTCGCAAGCGATGGTACACTTCTGTACGGAGTAGAAGTCAAGTTCTATTCTTCGCGAATCGGAGTTGATGCCTCACTTGAGACGAAGGTCGAAAATCTATATGCTATTGGAGATGGAGCTGGTATAACAAGAGGCTTGATGCAATCATCGGTGTCTGGCGTCGTTACAGCAAGAGATATTCTCGCTAAAGAAGGAGTAGATGTTCCTTGA
- a CDS encoding DNA topoisomerase VI subunit B encodes MLSAGSADSSLEELSVSAWFYRNRTIAGFDNPARSLYVSVRELVENALDACEEARVLPEISVSLQRESSLDDDEDLFAAGPQLYCLTVEDNGTGICPENAPKLLGKMLTGTKYAQKQSRGTFGLGGALALLYGQITTQNPIEIKTSKHGEPVGHKLVLQLDIEANEPIILEETDFPKNQAGHGTTVSYHLKGDWLRSKRRIIDYFRQTSIIAPYASLRFENPDDEHLVFKRVTSSLPDVPSEMKPHPEGIDLEMLKKMLNEAENRTLAGFLRSAFHRVGEVTAESLLEHCGLDAEKNPSDLTKAELKQLMRGIDTFEEFLPPSASALSPAGEEVLSAGIKRLEPQFFAVCQRKPSVYEGHPFIVEVGVAYGGEIEERLNLYRFANRIPLLYDEGSDVSNKVMRDLNLGNYDLDEQDKLAFFTHICSTQIPYKTVGKEYIGNVDSIRREIDLGFKQCLRDIATNVRRKHRARRKRRRKNKLQQYYRFISSTLSQSTSQEVSIESLFPQGECKY; translated from the coding sequence ATGCTATCAGCTGGCAGCGCAGATTCTAGTTTAGAGGAATTATCAGTCTCCGCTTGGTTCTATCGGAACCGTACCATCGCTGGGTTTGACAATCCTGCTCGATCGTTGTATGTTTCAGTGAGGGAATTGGTGGAGAATGCTCTTGATGCCTGTGAAGAGGCCAGAGTACTACCTGAAATATCAGTATCACTTCAGAGAGAAAGTTCGCTAGATGATGACGAAGATCTTTTTGCGGCTGGACCTCAGCTGTACTGCCTGACCGTTGAGGATAATGGAACCGGTATATGCCCAGAGAATGCACCAAAGCTGCTAGGTAAGATGCTAACCGGCACAAAATATGCCCAGAAGCAAAGCCGGGGAACATTCGGTCTCGGTGGGGCTTTAGCCCTCCTTTATGGACAAATTACTACACAAAACCCGATAGAAATCAAAACAAGTAAACATGGAGAGCCCGTGGGGCATAAGCTTGTTCTACAGCTTGATATTGAGGCGAATGAACCAATAATTCTTGAAGAGACAGATTTCCCGAAGAATCAGGCAGGTCACGGCACTACGGTTTCTTATCATCTTAAAGGTGACTGGCTGAGAAGTAAACGAAGAATTATTGACTATTTCAGGCAAACCAGCATCATCGCTCCCTACGCGTCTCTTAGATTTGAAAACCCAGATGATGAGCATCTCGTATTCAAGCGTGTAACTAGCTCCCTGCCCGATGTGCCTTCTGAAATGAAACCGCACCCAGAAGGGATAGATCTTGAGATGCTCAAGAAGATGCTGAATGAAGCGGAAAATAGGACCTTGGCCGGATTCTTGAGAAGCGCATTCCATCGAGTAGGAGAAGTAACCGCCGAAAGTCTTCTGGAACACTGTGGACTCGATGCAGAGAAAAATCCAAGTGACCTGACAAAAGCCGAACTAAAGCAACTCATGAGGGGTATAGACACCTTTGAAGAGTTCCTTCCCCCTTCAGCTTCTGCTCTGTCCCCAGCTGGCGAAGAGGTTCTTTCAGCAGGAATCAAAAGGCTTGAACCACAGTTCTTTGCGGTGTGTCAGAGAAAACCAAGCGTATACGAAGGGCATCCATTCATCGTCGAAGTGGGTGTAGCCTACGGTGGAGAAATTGAAGAGAGGCTGAACCTCTATCGCTTTGCAAACAGAATTCCCTTGCTATATGATGAGGGTTCGGACGTATCAAACAAAGTGATGCGGGATTTGAATCTTGGAAACTATGATTTGGATGAGCAAGATAAACTCGCTTTCTTTACACACATATGTTCAACTCAGATCCCTTACAAGACGGTCGGTAAGGAGTATATCGGTAATGTAGACAGCATCAGACGTGAAATTGATTTGGGCTTCAAACAGTGCCTTCGAGATATTGCAACTAATGTGAGGAGAAAACATAGAGCGCGAAGGAAGCGACGCAGGAAGAACAAACTGCAACAATATTACAGATTCATATCGAGTACCCTTTCACAATCCACAAGCCAAGAAGTTTCGATCGAATCTCTTTTTCCTCAAGGGGAGTGTAAATACTGA